DNA from Rubripirellula lacrimiformis:
GGCATGGACAGCGTCGCAGATCATCCGCAGCGACGATTCTAGATCTCCGTCGGCGGTTTTGAAGGACTCTGCATCGATCGTTAGCGGAGCACCCAGCACGACCAAGGGGGCGCCATGGGCGGGGCATGCGATGGCTTGTTCGATCGACAATCCGCCCACCGCCTGCACAGGGACTTTGACCGCGTCACAGACTTCGCGCAATTGATCCATCGGGCTGGGCATCCGACTTCCGCGTGCAGCGATTCCGCGTCGTTCATCGTACCCGATGTGATGGATGACGAAGTCGCAGCCCAGATCCTCCAGCCATTTGGCGCCGTCGACCATGTCGGGGCAAACCATATTGTCGCCCATCACTTTGACCCCAAAGTCACGGCCGGCATTGACGACACAGCGGATCGTTTCTTCGTGTGCACGGGCCATCACAACCACGTGTGTCGCACCGGCCTGGGCCATCATCTGGGCTTCCAGATAGCCACCGTCCATCGTTTTCAAATCGGCAACGATCGGTGTGTCCGGAAATTCGGCACGCAGGGCGCGAACTCCGTGCAGCCCTTCAGCAAGGATCAGCGGCGTCCCGGCCTCTAACCAATCGACCCCGGCACGCATCGCCATATGGGCCGTTTCAATCGCCTCGGTGATGTTGGTCAGGTCGAGAGAAATTTGGACGATGGGACGCATCGAGGGGCCTATGTGGATCGAGGTGACAATGGAAACAAGCGGCCATTGTGACGGATCCGGCGCCGCCGTTGGTCGCCAGCGGCATCCCAGAGCGAAGGAAATCCAAAAGTTCGCAGCGTCCCCTTGGACCTAAACCGAAAGTTGCACCAATTCGTTCGGCGGGGTGGGACGCGCTTCCATCGCTTTGCGTTCCAAATCGGGCGATACCAAGTTGTAGAACACGTCGCGTTGCCGCGGTTGGAAACCCAGTTCTTCGATCGCGTCGCGGATCTGTTGCAGCGACAAAAAGTGCACGGTGCCAGCTTCGGCGACCACGTTCTCTTCGATCATCAGGCTGCCCATATCGTTGGCACCAAACAGCATGGCCAGTTGCCCGATCTTTAGACCCTGTGTCACCCAACTGCTTTGGATGCTGGGCACGTTGTCCAGGTACAGTCGCGCGATCGCTTGCGTCTTCAAGTATTCGAACGATCCGGCCGCGGGGATATGCGACAGTTCGGTGTTGTCGGGTTGGAAGGTCCAACAGATGAACGCGGTGAAGCCACTGGTTTCGTCCTGTAGGGAACGCACGCGTTCGAGGTGTTCGATTCGTTCGGCCAGCGTTTCGACATGACCGAACATCATCGTTGCCGTGCTGATGCCGCCCATCTTGTGCCACACACGCATGACGTTCAGCCAGTCATCCGAGTTCACCTTGCCGCGTGTGATCTCGTCCCGGACTCGGTCGACCAAAATTTCGGCTCCGCCACCCGGGATGCTGCCCAGACCAGCGGCCTTCAGTCGCGACAGGACTTCTTCGATCGGCAGGTTGTTGACCTTCGTGAAGTGATGCAGTTCTGGTGGGCTGAAGCCGTGAATGTTGACTTCTGGGAACGACGACTTGATGTCGCGAAGCAGTTCCTCGTACCAGTCCAGTTTGAATTTCGGATGCAGACCACCTTGCATCAAAATTTGGTTGCCGCCAAGGGCGACCGTCTCTTCGACCTTCTGCAACAGTTCGGCGCGTGGCAACACATAGCCTTCGTCGCTCTTCGGGCCCCGATAGAAAGCACAGAAGTCGCAAACGGCGGTGCAGATGTTGGTGTAGTTGATGTTCCGATCGACGTTGTAGGTTCGATACGGTTCCGGGTGCATCCGCCTGGAAACCTGATCGGCGGCCGAACCGATCGCGGCCAAGTCATGGCTGTGCAACAGTGCGAGTCCGTCGGCGGGCGAAAGTCGATCTCCGGCGATCGCTTTGTCCAGGATGGGGCGGATGGTCGAGTCGGTCGTGGTCATGGTGGTGACGGGGGTTAAGGCCGAACGGGAAGGTCGGGATCAGGCCGAGGGGACAGTGGGTTTGGGAGCCAGGCCAATGCTGCTGGCACGAGCTCGGAACGTATCGAGTGCCAGTTGTTCGCCCGGGCCGAGTCGGAAATTTAGGTTCTCTGCAAAATAACGATACAGGTCTTCTTTGGTCAGCCCGTGGGATCCGGCATCGATCGCAGCGATTGATTCGAGGTTCGCAAGCCCCGAATCGCGGCTGGATTCCAAAATCGCCGCCAAACCGGTGGTGTCGACCCCTTCGCGAGCAACCCACATGGCGAACACGAACGGCAGTTCCGTCCAACGGCACCACCGATCCCCGAGGTCCCAAATTTCGTGATAGACGCCGGGGGGCGTGTGCATCGCACGGTCGCCGATCAGCAAAATGGCGTCGGCGTCGACGTCTTCTGGCGTCTGGTCAATCGCCATCGGCACGGTCGCGGGCCGCAGACCATGCATTTCCCACAACAACACCTGGGTCATCGCGGCGCTGGTGCGGCTGCCTTCGTCCAAAGCCAGTGTTTTGATTTCGGGGATCGGAACTCGGCTCAGCAACCGGACGCTCCAAACCGGCCCACGGCACCCGATCGCGGCGTCCGAAACGATGCTGTAGCCATCGCCGCGGAAATATTCGACAGACGGAATCAGGGCCACATCCAGTTTTCCAGTGGCCAAATCCGCGGCCAGGCGGCTGGGCAAATCCAGCGTTAACTTCCCACGCGACCCCAATTGATCCGCCAAGGTGTGGATCAGAGGTTTGGTATTCAGGTAGGAAACGGCACCGATGCGCAACATGGTCTGGCCTGGCGGAGAAATTTTTTTCGGTAGGCGGCGATGATACTTTGCCTGCATGCTTAACCGAAGCCATCGGTCCAAGGCAACGTCTCGACGCTGGCGGAAATCCGTCGCCCGTTGGCTGGATCGTGAAATTCGATCGATTCCGCCCTCAGCATCAACGGCCCCGGGACGGTCGGTTGGGGCGCAGACTCGTTATCCACCGAACCATAGTCCGAATCGCCGATGATCGGGTGACCGCGGTGGCTCGATTGGATCCGCAGCTGATGCATTCGCCCGGTATGAGGGAACAGATGCAGCAGGCTGCGGTCGACTGACTGGTCGTAGGCAATCACCTGGACACGGGTTTCGGCATGTTTGGCGCCGTCGACCGACGCGTCACAGATCTGTGCCAACGGCCGATCGGGAACCTTGCGGACGTGATCGGTCCATACGCTTTGCCCCGGCACGACGTGCCCGGCGACGATGGCGGCGTACTGCTTGGTCACTTTCCGGGTCGCGAATTGGTCCGAGATCAGGCGGGCTTCTTTCTTCCGCAACGCGACCAACACGATCCCGCTGACCGGACGGTCCAAGCGGTGCACGATCGCCAGATATTGCGTGCGAGGGGCCAATTGAGCCCGCAACCGAAATTCCAGGCTGTCGCATCCCGGAGGCGCCTGAGTCGACAGGCCCGCGGGTTTGTCGACGGCGATCAGGTGGCCGCCATCCCAGACGATTTTCAGTTCGGTCAATTTCAGCCCGCGGAGCGAGTTTCGGAGTCAGGCGGAAGTATCTGCTTTGCCCAGCAGTGTCCTCTGAGACACCGCCCCGTTTCAAGCCGGGGCCTCCGTTTCGATGCGTGGCCAGCGATTGGATCCCAACCGAGTCCTGTCGGGGGGCTAGTCAACCTTGCCGTCGAAGTTCGAGTTCAAGTTCGAGTTCGAGTTCGAGTTCGAGTTCGAGTTCGAGTTCGAGTTCGAGTTCAAGTTCAAGTTCAAGTTCAAGTTCAAGTTCAAGTTCAAGTTCAAGTTCAAGTTCAAGTTCAAGTTCAAGTCTTCAAACCGTCATCCAGCACCCAACTTAAACTCGAACTTAAACTCGAACTCGAACTCTTCTTCCTTTCCCCCCCCGCTTCTGCATCCCCCACAGCCGTCATCCGCCCAAGTCCATCCGCAGACGAGATCACCTGAGGGTTTCCCCCGGCGATACAATTTTCGCATGTCATCCCACGATTCCCCTGATCCGCTGCAAGACCACGACGCCAGTCGGCTGGCTGACGTCGTGCCTGACATCGCGCCTGCCGGAGATCCGACCACCCGGCAACGCCGACTGCGGCTTAGCCTGCGCGAAATCCTTGGGGGGGTGACCTTGGCCGTGTTTGCGCTCGGCTGGGGCACGACCGTCATGAAGTTGCGGTCGGTCCAGGCCGACCTCAGCCGGTTGCGATCCGAGGTCGGTTACTTGGAACCCACTGCCGAGGGGCAGATGGCGGCTTTGCGAGCTCCGGCCGATCAACCGCTGACCTATCGATTTCACGTCCGATGTCCGCCGGGGTCGGTAAAGCATCGTTTGGCTTATAGCGTTCTGCTGGAACGTGGCCAGGTGCACCCGACCTGGTTTGGGGCTGTGCCGATCGCCGCCGGCGACGCTGTCGTGACGGTTCGGATCCAGGAAGATCCGCGAGACAGCCGCTGGAAAATTTCAGTCGTCGCGGATCAGGCCAGCCGTGTTCGCCGGATTTCGACGGCATTGCCGCCCGAATGGGTTGCGATCTTTCGCGAATCCCATGAAGTCGTCAGCACCGGAATTCCACGTGGGCAGCAGGTTGCGGCCGATCCGAAACAGTCGATCCGAGTGCTGGACGAACGATGGCTGGTCGGCGAAGGCAGTTTGTTGTTGTACGGTGATAGGCCGCCCGATAGCGACCAACTGGGCGTGTACGCAGAATTGCAGCCCGACATAGGCCCGTTGTAGCGGTGTCTGATGATCCCGCCCAATAGGCTAGGATCTGACCCCGGGGATCGCCCGGCCGTCGGTTCGCTGGTCGCCCGTTCGCCGTGGAATCGGTTCGCCGGCCGCCGGTTCAAACGGGTGAATCCAACCCCTGTCCATTTTGAAACTGAAACTTACGACTGATAGCTGATGGCAAAAGACTTTCTGAAGGGTGCGGCCGACGAGTACGACGTGATCGTGATCGGCAGCGGTTTGGCCGGAATGACGTCGGCCAACATCCTGGGCCGCGCGGGGCACCGTGTTCTGTTGCTGGAACAGCATTACAAATTGGGCGGACTGGCAACTTGGTTCCTGCGGCCCGGTGGCCATACGTTTGACATTTCGTTGCACGGGTTCCCGCACGGAATGATCAAATCCTGTCGGCGTTATTGGAACA
Protein-coding regions in this window:
- a CDS encoding orotidine 5'-phosphate decarboxylase / HUMPS family protein, which codes for MRPIVQISLDLTNITEAIETAHMAMRAGVDWLEAGTPLILAEGLHGVRALRAEFPDTPIVADLKTMDGGYLEAQMMAQAGATHVVVMARAHEETIRCVVNAGRDFGVKVMGDNMVCPDMVDGAKWLEDLGCDFVIHHIGYDERRGIAARGSRMPSPMDQLREVCDAVKVPVQAVGGLSIEQAIACPAHGAPLVVLGAPLTIDAESFKTADGDLESSLRMICDAVHAHNDSA
- a CDS encoding RluA family pseudouridine synthase; the encoded protein is MTELKIVWDGGHLIAVDKPAGLSTQAPPGCDSLEFRLRAQLAPRTQYLAIVHRLDRPVSGIVLVALRKKEARLISDQFATRKVTKQYAAIVAGHVVPGQSVWTDHVRKVPDRPLAQICDASVDGAKHAETRVQVIAYDQSVDRSLLHLFPHTGRMHQLRIQSSHRGHPIIGDSDYGSVDNESAPQPTVPGPLMLRAESIEFHDPANGRRISASVETLPWTDGFG
- a CDS encoding menaquinone biosynthetic enzyme MqnA/MqnD family protein; this translates as MLRIGAVSYLNTKPLIHTLADQLGSRGKLTLDLPSRLAADLATGKLDVALIPSVEYFRGDGYSIVSDAAIGCRGPVWSVRLLSRVPIPEIKTLALDEGSRTSAAMTQVLLWEMHGLRPATVPMAIDQTPEDVDADAILLIGDRAMHTPPGVYHEIWDLGDRWCRWTELPFVFAMWVAREGVDTTGLAAILESSRDSGLANLESIAAIDAGSHGLTKEDLYRYFAENLNFRLGPGEQLALDTFRARASSIGLAPKPTVPSA
- the mqnC gene encoding cyclic dehypoxanthinyl futalosine synthase, with the protein product MTTTDSTIRPILDKAIAGDRLSPADGLALLHSHDLAAIGSAADQVSRRMHPEPYRTYNVDRNINYTNICTAVCDFCAFYRGPKSDEGYVLPRAELLQKVEETVALGGNQILMQGGLHPKFKLDWYEELLRDIKSSFPEVNIHGFSPPELHHFTKVNNLPIEEVLSRLKAAGLGSIPGGGAEILVDRVRDEITRGKVNSDDWLNVMRVWHKMGGISTATMMFGHVETLAERIEHLERVRSLQDETSGFTAFICWTFQPDNTELSHIPAAGSFEYLKTQAIARLYLDNVPSIQSSWVTQGLKIGQLAMLFGANDMGSLMIEENVVAEAGTVHFLSLQQIRDAIEELGFQPRQRDVFYNLVSPDLERKAMEARPTPPNELVQLSV